A window of Rhipicephalus microplus isolate Deutch F79 chromosome 8, USDA_Rmic, whole genome shotgun sequence genomic DNA:
AGGAAGTAGCCGTGAGGGACTCTAGCGACTGTACTGAGTGGAAAGCACGATAACGGAAAGGGTTGGGCAGCACTTTTGCGGCTCACGCACCAGGCATGGTTctttttctaggaggcattgaCATTATGTAAGGGATGTGTTAATGCACTTCCAGTAATGAAGCTGATGTAgccagcaaaataaaaaaaaggcccATGAGCTGGAAgcgaataaaagaaagaaagtcccacACGCCAGCACAGGGACGTACTTACATGCGTAGGCCCTCAACCGCGGCAAGCTCGGTGAAGCAGGTGGGCTCTCGGGGCTGGCAGGCGTCCTCAGAGACCGGAAATCGTGTGTTGGTGTGTGCTGCACGGTGATGTTGTGCCGGAAATCTGCGAGGAGCTCAAGGTTAGAACACCTTTCTCGtatctctgaagaaattttctagCCTCTTCGTGTAAGAAAAGCAAGTGATGGGTGTGTGAGTGCTCCGTCACTGGCTCTCAAAAATAAATGTGCATACCTTGAAAGAAATCTGCGCATGGAACCGTTTGGTTAGGTTTGGCACGAGTAGGTCGCATAGCCATGTGACAAGTTAACATTAGTGATGCCTATGGGGGGCATTTTTTAGTCATGTTTTCAGTGTTACGCAGCTTgcgaattttcttttttctgcgaGTAAATGGTCAGTTGAAGCTCAATGCCAAATCCTGTCATCTTCACCTTTTcagtcatttctttttttgtgctagtTATATCTGCAAGTAATACATACCAACCAGCCGAATTCGCTTCTCTACCACTCATTCCTGGCTGGTATGCAGAGGGTCAAAACAAAGTTTGGCTTTTTCTCTGTGTGTGTGAACAACCAAGTTATAGTTAGAAAGTCCGGACCAATTTCGATCACCCAGGATACACCTGTACCTAGGCTCGTGAAGGTTTTTGCGCTTCACACCCCTCAAAAGCATGACCACTGTAGCCAGTGCTTCCTCCTTTGAAGTACAGTAAACTCCTATGAAACGAAACTCTCTCaaatgaaattgctgcttaaatggaacaactgtcACTAATATGTTTGGTTTCATACTTAGACTCCCCTTAAAAgcaacacattttcctggtcccttcaggtttcatttGCAAGGAGTCTATTGTACTAGTTTAGCAGAGCAATATAACAGCTACACTTGGCAACGACTTTTCTTGACTTTGGAGTGAACGCTCAGAATGTGAGATTTCTGCACATTCATGTTGCTCAGCAAGTAGTACAGCAGCTGGCAGCTGATTTTGGTTTTGCTTGCTCATGTCATTAACGCATTTAGAAAGTGATGTACACGAAAAATGTCAATGTGAGAAACATTTTGCCGGTACAGTGTACATTTTACTGTCATTTTACAAGTAAATTTTTCTTGGAGAATCACACAGCGCATTTGAGGCTGCACAGTGACCCACTACGTCACATACGCCACATTTACTTTGGAAAACTGGTGCGCTAACTGCCCAGCTAACTGCCCACTCATGGCAAAATCGCTACTGTCAAGTGCAGCATACTCACGTATTACCAGCTATGCTTTTGCTCATTATGGCaggttctttgtttgtttcttgttttaAGTGCAGCACAAGTGTTAACCTCCTTTGCGTTATCTCTGTAGCGAAACATTCATTCTAGTAGgcaggaaagaagtgtaaatttaagggcttgttaTTTTAGttggacacaatattaatgagaactacagactgttagttctcattaatttcAGTAGGCAGTAACATTGGCCCACATGTGCATGCAACTAATGGCAACTCTGTGCTGTGTGTTCGCCCCGTGTCCAAGTTCAAGGATGAACGGAGGCTTGTAGAGATAAGTCGTTAAACGAGGAATGTAGCGGGAGCCAACATGCTGACAAGGGAATGGTTTTTGTCAGGCTCCACAAGCACTGCTTGTTTGACTTCTCATATCTATTTAGCATGTGTATCTCTTGTACCAGTCAGTCTGGCCAACAGTGACGTTCACAGGGACCGAGAATTCGGGCAGTTAACAACAGTAGAGTTCTCGTAGGCTCCAGCTATATTCCAAGCACAAATAGACACTCTTTATGACTTGTTGCATCTGTCTTGTCCCATCACCTGCAAGTATTCTCTATCTAGTCTATATTGTTATCTTAGTCAACCCCCACACTGCAGTGGTCTGGTTGTTATAGTAATGCACGACTGCTGACTTGATAATCAGGAGATCAAATTCCATCCACAGCTGGTGCATATCAATGGAGGCAAAGAGCACACATGTGCTAAGGGTGCATGTgaaagaaccccaagtgatcgaaatttccagagccctgcacTAGGGGCTCCCTCAAAATTAAATTATGGTTTTCTTACACAAACCCAAAAattattattgaaaaaaagaaggaaaatttcaagggcttgtttttctctgtttagcacaatattaatgactgCAGGCAGAAAAAGTGTTCCACATTTGCTGTCGTGGATATTAGCGGCGCTAACACTTCCAGGTTTGAATGCACACATATGCCCATAAAGTGGTTGGGAAGATGACAGCCACCCTAGCTCGATCAGTAGAGCTTTGGACGCATTATTCAAAGATCACAGGTTCGGCGTCTGCCATTTTATTGTCCAGTCATCACATTTAAACAATAATTGCTAGAATTATACTTTCCTGGACTCTCGCAATTGTCATTACTATTCTTgcttgggggggagggggtcttACCGGAAGGCATGCTGATGTGGGCACCCGCTTTGAGCAGCTTCAGGCGCGACTTGCGGAAGTGACCACCCCGTTTGCGGGGTGTCGGGGGTGCGTGCTCCTGCTGGGCCAGGATCATGACGTTCAGCTCGCGTTCCAGCAGGCTGATCTCTCGCTCGGCCAGCTCCTGTTCCCGCTGGAGCAGCAGGGCCTCCTGCAGCTTCTGCTGCACAAAGGCACGGTGCAGCTCTTCTTCTCTGCACCGCAGCTCTTTCTCCCGGCACCGCACCTATGTTGCACAGTCCACTGATTAGGAGAAGTTTCAAACTAGCAACAGTGGCCACTCAATTTGAACTTCATTGGCTACGACACCGCCATAGAGTTAATTGCTGTTTTCAGAATAAACGTATAGGCCattgtgaacttcgtgagcctGAAAAGGTCAAGGTAGCGAAGTGGAACTGCCAAACGTTCGCTCAACTTCATTTTTCAACAGAGCAGATGCAGGCAACACAGAGCCGAACAGAGCAAAAAGAACAATgtttagacaaatctgtgtactacccatcattaccgTGGTGGCCAAAATGCCATGCATTGCCTCACAGTTGCCAGTGCCACAATTCTCTTTAGTGTACTTATAGGAAACTGACACAATTGCCCCATTACAATGCTcagttggatttttttttttccacacagtACTCACAGATGAAACaggacaatttagggctaagtaacgcacatactTCCGCTTACACCATCTTCAGCATGAGTCATATTGGCGTAGTTTCGATTCGAGCCGTGGACCAGGGCCAGCATTATGTTTAGAGAGCAGATTCATCACAATACTGTGGTTATCTCAAGCCATTGCATGCTAAAATACTTGATGTCACGTTTGAATTCCTGAGTACTGCACATAAACAGGAATCGGAGCGAAAGGCTTTTGTTTCAGAATACAGTTCGACACACACATGTAATGCAAGTATGTAAAGAGCATTTTACACAACAAAACAAATAGATCTAGACAATACCTTAAGCTTTATTTTTTGTAAAGTTTTCAGTTTTTATGCAAACAGTCAACAATGTGAGATCCTTAGACCTTCAAGTGTATTTTTTCTTTTCATAACTTGGTCACAGTGGCACAATGAAATTTCCTGTGTGGATAAATGCCActcacattttctttctttttttgggtGTTTTCTCACTTACCGGGTGTCTTAGGGTAAGAGTCGCAGTTTTCGTATTATGTTGAAAACACTGTTTAGTTATACAAAAATAATGGCTTTTTTAGTCTCCCTtttgacatattttttttttctgtggaaaCAAGCTGCTCGGATATCTCAAGAGATTCTGCAGGTGAGTGCACATGGCAAGAGCAGCAATGGAGCAGGTCTCGTACCTCATCGAAGAGATGCGCAATCTCATGGCGCCAGTCCTCCTGGAGGGTGTGGAATGATTCGTGTGGTGTGCTCATGAACGGTGACCGTGTTATCTTGTCCAACTCGGTCAGGATGGCCGAGAACGACGGACGCTCATGGGGGTCAGAGTTCCAACAGGCTGCAAAGAGATGAGAAAGCAACAGCCAAGCGTTTCTCTGAGAATGCACGCCTAACCAAATGCTGCTGTCCTGTCCGAGTCGGCAACCAGGAAAGTTTAAATTGAATCTGTCGGTTGAAAATCATGCGCTGAAAGTGAAACCAGACCTATGTCATCCTAAGAAGGGACCAAATAAACTGTTAGTTCTTAATAGACAAAAAGCATAATTTTTCTAGCACACTCGAAGACATCTAATATAGCTAGATGGATGTGGGTCATTCTTTTACTTCATTCATACAAAGCCTCTAACTCTTGGCAAACAACTAATATTTTGCAATTAACATACCATTTACGTTAATGTTTAACCTCTAAAGACACCATGAATGTTGGAAGTTTAATATTGCTGGGGAGTCCATAATCATAAATTTATTTGCACCAGAAGCAACATACGAGAGTTTGGAGACTAGTGGAGAGAGCTGCAGATCAAAAATGCAattttcaagttttatttgtgTCATGAGAAAGAACGAAAATTGTCTGTGTATCTGAGCATACTACCTGAGGTGCGCACTTGAATCCACATCGAGGCAGTTTCATTTCACAGAAGGACAAGGTTTAGTTCCgcacaatacttttttttttttggttcccaATTAATTTAGAACAGCACATTGTCAGCAATACCAACAAGACTATAAGCTATTTTGGGAActttcacacaaaaaaaatgtgctgTCTACTGCTAACATATTCATCAGGAAGCGAAAGGTAATCTTTGCTGGAATCACACCTGAAACAATACTGCCGGTCACTCTGATTGCGATGTTTCTAACAACTGTTCTAGAGGGTGCCAGTGCCTAGACATGTGCTGCACGCTCCAGTGCAATCAAGCTTTGCCAAGTTAAGTAAATGTTAACATTCACACATATAACATATCAAATAGATAAAAGCATACAGACAATATAAGTTGACGAGCAGTACAATCCAAGTGAAAAACGAAAGCTTTTACAAAGATAGGTTCCAAGAACTCATCACATGAAACTGACAGCACAACTGCACACATGACATTCTCATTATAGCACGTCAATGGAATTCACCCTCAGAGCTCCTGTTCCAAGAACTGTACATTGCCATAAGTGAGTCATTTACCTAATCAATTTAAGTGAATTTTCTCTTGAACTGAATATGAGCCGACACCAGCAACACGACTGCTAGGGCACCGTGTCCTATGCCATGTGCAGGGTACCTCACCTCTGAAAGTTTGTGGAacacaaaatttccaaaaaaaGCTATAGTATCATTTTACCTACTCAGCTACCTGCTGGATTAGATGTGCCATGCACTGACAGAGCAGAAATTCGGGGCGCTAGGCATTCCGTAAACTTTTGTGGGTGAGTGAACATTTGTAGCATGAACTGCAGGAACAGAAAAAGACTGTAATAATTTATGCGCTATCTCTTTTTACCTTCAGAGCACCCGTTGCGTGCTGTGTGCTTTGCAGAGGGCAGCCCAGAACTACCCAGCTCAACTAAGAGCTCTGCTGCTGAGGTAGACGGGGCCCCCTACCAACAAGACGCTCCATTGGACTTTCGCCCACTAGTGGTTGCTGTTGCAGCAGTTGCCCCATCCCTGTACTGCGACCTGCTGAATGCTCCTCTTCCTACCCTCTACTATGCTACTCTTTACTCCCCTTCCACCCTACAAGACGCTGCGCCTTGTAGGGGGATGGGCGTCTTTTTCTCACTCTAACCACCaccgtctgttatgtttctgttgcTTTAGAACGTAGGTATAAGCCTCAGGCTATCAACAGAGGAACTTTCGTAAAAGATGGCGCACCTTGCATCAGCTGCGAGAAGGGAGCGGGACAGGTGGACGGGATGGGCAGCGTGAGCTTGTTGACGGCCACGCCGTAGGCGACGGCCAGGGCGTCGATGCCTTTGTAGGGCGTCTCGCCCGTCAGCAGCTCCCACAGCAGCACGCCGTAGCTCCAGACGTCGCTGGCGCGCGAGAAGGTGGACGCCTTGATCACCTCGGGCGCCATCCAGGCGTAGGTGCCGGCGGTGGACATGCGCGTGGTGCCGGTCACCTGGCGGGCAAGACCGAAGTCGGTGATCTTGAGGGTCTTCCGGCTGCGCTCGGTGTACGGCTCGCTGAGCAGCACGTTGCTGGACTTGAGGTCGCGATGAATGAGCGACGCCTCGACGTGCAGGTAGTGCATGCCGCGCGCGATCTGCACGGCCCAGTCGACCAGCACTTCGGGCGGCACCCGGCGGCCCGCCAGCACGCGGTTTAGCGGTCCGCCGCGGGCGTACTCCATGACGAGGCACAGGTTGGGCGGCTCGAGGCACACGCCCAGCAGGGAGACCACGTTCGGGTGCGCCAGGCGCCAGAAGAGCTGCGCCTCCTGGCGAACGCTCTGCGCCGCGGCGCCCACGTCCTCGTCGGGGTCCTGGCGGGCCGCCTTGACGGCCACCTCCTGGCCCCGCCACAGGCCGCGGTACACCTTGCCGAAGCCGCCCACGCCGATCACCTCCTCGAGCTCGAGCTCGCTGAACGCAATCTCGCGCGGACGCGGCTCGAGGGCCTGCACGAAGTTACAGGGGAAGATGCCCACCCGGTCGCCGATCTTGCCCGTCCACCACCCGtcgtctcccgagatgcgcgcaTCCTTGGACAAAACCTCCACCGTCTGGCCCCGGCGCAGCGACAGCTCGTCGTCGCCCGAAGCCTCGTAGTCGTACGCGGCCGTCCACAGCTCGGGGCCATTGCGCTTCGAGGCCATCGGCGCCACTACACCGATGGTGGCATCGCCCAGGGGTCCCAGCCCGGGGCACAGTTATTTACATAGCATTAGGGTTACTGTCACGAACACGTGAGCACAGACGGCACCCCGACGCTGCCACGATGCCGCCCTTGCCGGCCGCACACGCTGCGCATACTGGAACACCGCGGCCACAAGAGAAGCCGTCAACGACGCCAAGTCTCCGCTGTCAGGATCCGAGCACTGGCGTCAGCCTGATGCGCCGCCATTCTTCCCAAGCTTCGAGAGAAGCCCAGCTGTGCCTCGCCGCGGCGCTACCGTCGCTTGTCACTTTCATAGACGCGAATGAAGACTAGTGGGACGTGCGTGTGCGTTGCAACAAATTTGAAATGACGCTAATGATGCACTTGAAATATTATCAGCAGCTTGCTGGCCGGAGAAtagaaagaacaaaataaaacagTGTGTTACAATTCAAGGTCGGTAATTGTGGTGCAGTTGACCGGGAAAATCTAATCAATCGAAAACGAGTTTCCTGagggcatagagtttcatacaataattgtATCAAACTCTAGGCCTGAGGGTGAAGAACAAAGCTGCAGCTACAAAAATTTTTTCGTCGTCATTCCAACCGACTAAAGTGCTTGTTTTATGCTTTTTTTAATAAAAGTTCATATCTTCTCCTCTGAACGCACTCTAACGCCTACGGATTGTAGCATAAATGAGGCACAATCACGTGAATTTAGGCGCGATTTTCAAACACGTTATGAATATTGTAAGCGTAGTGTAGGGACATGCATTGATATATATGAGCTACTCACGGCTAACGCAGGCAgggatttctttttctttttttccatctcCACTAGACGGGCGGAATTCGCCCCTTTCTTATTTCGcgcgtgcgcttttgcgttgagcGCCTAAAGATCACCCTCTCCATCTGCTTTTGGCACGTCGCATGGTATTTATAGTAATAATGATCACTTTAATGGCGGGTGAAGTGTTATGCTTTCTTGTGGTGTAATGAGTGTACTATTTTGTTGAAAGCACGTCCTCCGTAAACGATTGCAACTCCAGAGAAACTCGTGTTCTAAAAGAATATTTtttcacatacaaaaaaaaaaatgcgcatctACAGAAGTCAATTGATCTCAGCACGTGACGTAACCAGTCATACGGTGAGTGGGCGGGTTTAAAACTTTATTGTTGTCTGGCAAGACGCACGTTAgagcgcagcgggcgactccaaCATCGACGTCGGAACCGCGGCCAGTCCAAGCCTGTCAggcgctccgcgggcctgctggacggcccggAGTTTGTCCGAGGGGAGAGCTGcggagggccgcctcccacctggcCGAAGTAGTGTCGGGGTTAGTGTTCATTGCCTTGCACTCCTAGAGCATGTGTGGAAGCGTGGACGTATCCTTCCCACACGCCATTTATCCCGAGGCATTCCTCAATGACTCTTGCCCTGCATGCGGGGATGTATCCACAGTCGTACGGTGAtcgagattaaaaaaaaataaacttgctAGACTCTTTTTCCATGTCATCGATGCGTAAGTCATGACTGATTTAATTCTCGAGGGGTTACATCTAATTTAATGTAAGTGAAAATAATGAACACGCCACCCAACCAATTAGAAGTTCTCTTAAAGAATTACATCTAGTTTTAAGAAAAGTTATTTGTTAACGCGCACAGCGGGCGTACCTTTTATTATGTTGTTCTGCGAAACGTTTCAGCGCAACTGCTGCCCTTCAAACTGCCATTCGCGGTGCACTGCCGGGGGAAGTCAACATGTGCAGAGCTTCGTTCATTTTCATGAATGCCAGCTGTCCATTTGACGCAGGTCAAGGTCGAGCAATTTATGTGCCCAATGCACGAAATTACTATTAATAGTTCCGTGGAAATTCTTTCCGTTGAAATATCAAACTTCTCTCTTAATCTGAAGCAGAGAATTCACTTGTGATTTTATTATGTTATATCTAATACGGGAGAGTGGTGTGTGAGGGGATCTACACTATATTTCACGTGCCTATTTTTTATATGCGCCTACATTGGGTTgtaggttattattattattttttaatatACGTTATCTTGCACGTcgcaaaatgcagccatgtgtgAAAAGTGCGGTTAAAGCTTGCTCTTGAAGCGGTGTTTTTAAAGCCGTCGTACTAAACATCATTCAGGCTTTTGTCAACGTTACGCCACCAATCAAGCCCGATTTCTGGGATTCCTCTCCATTCATGGTTCAGACGGTCATCAATATGTTTTCTTATCGCGTCGTGAATTGGTGTGGTGCATGATATGTCAACACTCCGGTTAATTACAAACATGTCGTTTCTCGAGAAAATTTATGATTACAAATGCTGCATGCCTCTGTCACCTAGCTGCTTCAGCATTGGCCGAAACTAAATTTTGGCCGCACTGCTTATTGCTGGTCCCATCGCCATTGCAGCTATCGGCTTGCAGCAAGTCGTCGCAAGCCAGTCCACAATCGTGCCGATTTTTCGAGCTTGCTGTTGGGGCTCTTCGATCCGGCGAGTCACGGTCGCTGGCTTCCTATCGCTATGGTAAAAACCTGCGGTTTTCTGGCACTTTTGTATTAATCAGCTATTACGCTCACCGTTTCGCGTGCTCAAGACACGAGCGTTTGCCTGCAGTTATGCTTTTATAACAAGTGCTTCGTGCATGCTTCGTGACAGACAGCGAGTGCAATGAAAAGCCGGAAAGTGGCTTTATTAGACGCAGTGGTGTGGTTTAGGTGGTCGGTGTTGCGTCTGCACAGCCGTACGTGCTACCAGTGATTTATTAATAAAATCGACGGGATCATTAAACGGTGTGTGCTGCGTCTGACAGCCACTTGTGGCTGTAGACGATTTATTTAAGttcaggaaacgtgaacaagttacCAGGCGTAGCTCGGGCGTCGGAGTCACTGTTGGCCAGCGTTCGACACAAGGCTCGCGCTCATGCCACAGTGCCAATACCATCGCGTGCGCACTTAGTTGTTGTTTTCTAAGACTACATGTCAGTGTGAAGCTAGCTGCACAGACGTTCAGAGCGCTCTCAGGCACACTGGCGCTATGCGTGGTCAACACTGGCGATTCGCCGTCACCGTATAAAATATATGTAACCTTATTACTCAGATAACGTACAGGTCACATAATCATGGCAAATGAGCCAGACACGCATGagtcagcacttatcctgagctGCCTGGGCCAGGCGATACAGGTGCATATTTTACTTTGCTGTCAGTAAATGCACTATGACTGCGCTGTTAATGAATGTGGCACCCGCGCCACCCGCCGCATTTAATTTAGTGGCTGTGTCGTGCTGCTAAACACCTGGACGCGGCTTCGATACCACACTATGACAGCTGCGTTGTAatagggacagaaaaaaaaaaagtgacctaATGTTTAGGCTCGCATCAAAAACCACAGTCATTGACCCCGTAGCCATGTATTCTAAAGCGGCTAAGGTattgtatatttttgttttgaGAAGTAATTTTTTGCTGTTGAAAAAACTTGAAGCATGGAACTCAAATTACCTTAATGAGTTCTATTGCTAAgtatttcttgaaaaaaaaaaaaggctggctaCTTGCTAATAGTCAAGATTAAAAGCTGTTAGAAATTTTCAGCATACTGAGAAAGACTAAAAGCTTTTCCGTCAAGTGGACGAGAAAATGGTTTGGGGGACAGTTTGGCAAGGACGAGCTGTGCTGGTCTAAAATGGAGAAGAGGTTACGAATAATTTATTCGCCTTAAGAGCACACTTTAAAGTCGTACTTGGCTAATAAATCCCCAGGATGACTTTTCTGCACCCATGCCTCTTTCTCACAGTATCGCAACCAGTACGACAACGATGTCACCGTGTGGAGCCCCCAAGGCCGTCTCCACCAGGTGGAGTACGCCATGGAGGCTGTGAAACAGGGCTCAGCCACCATAGGCCTCAAGAGCAACACTCACGCCGTGCTGCTGGCTCTGAAGAGGGCCTCCTCCGAACTGTCGGCTCACCAGAAGAAGATAATCCCGATTGACAACCACGTTGGTGTTTCCATCGCGGGCCTGACGGCCGATGCCCGCCTGCTGAGCAAGTTCATGCGCTCAGAGTGCCTCAGTAACCGCTACGCTCATGACACGCCCTTGCCCATCAGCCGACTTGTCACCCTGCTCGGGAATAGTATCCTTTTGTCACAGTCTGCGTAGCAGGCTCCTTAATGTGAAGCTAATACATTTCGATGTCAAAGCAGGCTCGTGAGCAGCTGTTCTGAGCTGAATTTTTGCTGCAcattaggtaaaaaaaaagatatggtgCTGACATTGACACTTAAATGCTGTGCAAAACAGACGAGAACATTTCTGGAATCATTTGGTTGGCCGAATTAGAATTCTGAACTTTTACTGCACTTGAgtgaactaagaaaagaaaatgtttCAACTTTGTCAGCCACATTCTTCCTTTGTGTGTtcgtctgttctttttttcattatggAGCAACAAAACTAGAAAGAACTCTTTAAAAAGGTTATGTAGACACATTGCACATGCTGAGTAAATTATAAATGAACCAAGGCACATCACATTGTGCATTGTATGAAATTTTGGGCTTATCATGGTCTGCTGAATTTTCAAGCGCACTGTCATTTCACATTGAAGTTATCCAGCTAGATAATTGGCTTTGCCAGGTCGTTGTACATCTATTAAGTACGTCGATATATGTGGAACCAGGAAATTTCTTTTAGTGCTAGTGTACAAGGATGCCAGGAAGATGTAGACAACATGACATACCAACTTGAGGAGTTCATTTCCACAAAACTCGTACATTATATGCCATGTTCCAAAGTTAGTG
This region includes:
- the LOC119163975 gene encoding mitogen-activated protein kinase kinase kinase 9 codes for the protein MASKRNGPELWTAAYDYEASGDDELSLRRGQTVEVLSKDARISGDDGWWTGKIGDRVGIFPCNFVQALEPRPREIAFSELELEEVIGVGGFGKVYRGLWRGQEVAVKAARQDPDEDVGAAAQSVRQEAQLFWRLAHPNVVSLLGVCLEPPNLCLVMEYARGGPLNRVLAGRRVPPEVLVDWAVQIARGMHYLHVEASLIHRDLKSSNVLLSEPYTERSRKTLKITDFGLARQVTGTTRMSTAGTYAWMAPEVIKASTFSRASDVWSYGVLLWELLTGETPYKGIDALAVAYGVAVNKLTLPIPSTCPAPFSQLMQACWNSDPHERPSFSAILTELDKITRSPFMSTPHESFHTLQEDWRHEIAHLFDEVRCREKELRCREEELHRAFVQQKLQEALLLQREQELAEREISLLERELNVMILAQQEHAPPTPRKRGGHFRKSRLKLLKAGAHISMPSDFRHNITVQHTPTHDFRSLRTPASPESPPASPSLPRLRAYALPPDGGLKGKTWGPSSVHQRERQSPRARKHLLVDANKRWSRSAPNLPRGDEDDQASMVTPLLAGTSATNVSSTSAPRRPPCLRRGTELLLFNAAALLAAPGAGFDVRMAPRTHPRLGTAGGAPEDVPLYPVCAAANEQAAASASSLSLHRQQLSLDATRCPLSPFGRRKSSTASNDSSSDQAYASSASSSGAPLSPPEGGRLEVWSPRQRPRPLPTPSSESRVRFTIGVGTEPATCSRAAGTSDPAEPLSL